A region of Anopheles merus strain MAF chromosome 2R, AmerM5.1, whole genome shotgun sequence DNA encodes the following proteins:
- the LOC121588316 gene encoding DNA polymerase epsilon catalytic subunit 1 → MFSTNTGKFNAEKADGDDTNEIGYRQSRENDQIDQKYGFERVKDTQERTGYLINIHSTEILNEDRRLVAALDMYFVQMDGSRYKTTVIYAPYLLLITRDGNSLEVAKFLGKKYSGQLLSVEHIQKEDLDLPNHLSGLKQNMLKLSFPNTTQMNKVKRDLSSAVRKNREREKANTYYMQMLSTSLSTAILYDGIEAEGSGPNQNVDFYDYIVDIREHDVPYHVRVSIDLNIFCGTWYTVRCRGGEEPPVITPRPDILDRPEPVILAFDIETTKLPLKFPDAQTDQIMMISYMIDGQGYLITNREIISGDVNDFEYTPKPEFEGNFIVFNEPNELGLLQKFFDHVLEVKPHIFVTYNGDFFDWPFVEARAAVYDLDMKREIGFSKVNGRDGNYLCRPAMHLDCLCWVKRDSYLPVGSQGLKAVAKSKLRYDPVELDPEEMCRMAVEQPQVLANYSVSDAVATYYLYMKYVHPFIFALATIIPMEPDEILRKGSGTLCESLLMKEAFKVNIVFPNKQVSELNKLTNDGHVLDSETYVGGHVEALESGVFRADISTRFRLDPDMIKQLQENVDKVLEHAIVTEEGVPLSEVTNFEEVKAEILSALQQLYDIPTRLEQPVIYHLDVGAMYPNIILTNRLQPSSMVNDADCAACDFNKPGARCKRDMEWLWRGEMLPASRNEFQRIQQQLETEKFPPLFPGGPQRAFHELSREDQANYEKKRLSDYCRKAYKKTKVTRLETRTSTICQKENSFYVDTVRAFRDRRYEYKALTKVAKAAVTAAVKSGDAGEIKAAKGREVLYDSLQLAHKCILNSFYGYVMRKGARWHSMPMAGIVCLTGSNIITKAREIIERVGRPLELDTDGIWCILPASFPQEFTFRTNHHKKKTINVSYPNAVLNTMVKDHFTNDQYHVLERPHTADGKQAEYSIRSENSIFFEVDGPYLAMVLPAAKEEGKKLKKRYAVFNFDGSLAELKGFEVKRRGELQLIKIFQSSVFEAFLQGSTLEQCYASVAKIADYWLDVLYSKGHNMPDSELFELISENRSMSRKLEDYGEQKSTSISTAKRLAEFLGDQMVKDAGLACKFIISRKPEGAPVTERAIPLAIFQSEISVRRHYLRRWLKDNTMGDADIRDVLDWNYYIERLGGTIQKIITIPAALQGLNNPVPRVQHPDWLHKKMLDKNDTLKQRRISEMFSIAPPKPNREVTDVEDLVRKQTNGSLAGVPITHKRRREGSEEQDDCPQTEAEQPIPKTWREALGEPPLPGSSRAELIDWLQFHKRKWRWQLSQRNTHRREVRNSKRIRTTNDDSVNVAVSARTATLGGFLRKTQRSLIEQSWQIIQLLPIDDMGNFTVWAMVGDELHKIRLTVPRIFYVNQRTPAPPEDAGAAGGSKTMWKKVHRVLPRARPVYHLYQYVVPEQVFRDNRLGLLADLATPDIEGIYETQMTLEFRALMELGCVCAVQRSEAKALAAMATKDLDAFNIQQLEMRPVSCTPYLKNSLNGRVNLRKIFLYQHVSPTGKREMWGLFSAASKKALVIVLDTVRTNQLPTVKNLYTSERIALLTASDEHGEDMLPPSDMTFEVFMEIDAKQVYQRVTRALSAYRDEKRGPTLLCLQTALGLHKLNQQLPICLEFPEVSIHIADDAALLSGLDWQRHGARSMIRHFLNLGRVLQMMLEQCLYFQLPLGNMPPDTVLFGADLFFARLLHRHNFVLWFSGGARPDLGGREADDSRLLAEFEDNISVVQNRSGFYRSVCVELTVESLAVSALLQASKVQELEGTSSAITFDVMPQASLEEMITSGPNGQQLSNYDETALCSQAFRVMRMMVNTWLREVSINRNVFSDFQIIHFYRWVRSSRALLYDPALRRALNTIMRKLFLQIVAEFRRMKATIIYADFNRIVIDTGKRTVGDAISYTDYIVQNIRNRELFHSVSLSFQQAWEFLLWNDPTNYGGVKGNLPKEAIDSNEPNTLTSQDELDEEELALEMNWSISEQLPEERRCRANFESFVVSFLQTMAEGVSPESALQKLACIAYGMVQKMHDGCARGANGPALEFIKAITKALAACKEAEDQLTTMRRNMLLLVGIGDFSDKAVWKESRKSFILTEVICQACNHCRDLDLCKDTHRALKDGELPVWLCAQCNVDYDNVEIEMRLLDVVQRKLMSYTLQDLRCIKCKQIKRENLSQYCTCTGCFENLISTSELRRLLQTFYTLAKDYRMGVLEETVQHLLET, encoded by the exons ATGTTTTCTACTAACACCGGAAAATTTAATGCTGAAAAGGCGGATGG CGATGATACGAATGAGATCGGATATCGACAATCCCGGGAGAATGATCAAATCGACCAGAAATATGGATTCGAACGGGTGAAGGATACACAAGAACGTACAGGCTATCTCATCAACATACACTCG ACGGAAATACTAAATGAAGATCGCCGACTGGTAGCCGCATTGGATATGTATTTCGTGCAAATGGACGGCAGTCGATATAAAACAACGGTCATATACGCGCCTTATTTGCTGCTGATTACGCGCGATGGAAATTCTCTAGAAGTGGCAAAGTTTTTAGGTAAAAAGTATTCTGGACAGCTGTTAAGTGTTGAGCACATCCAAAAAGAAGACCTGGATTTGCCGAATCACTTGAGCGGCTTAAAGCAGAACATGCTGAAACTTAGCTTTCCCAACACGACGCAAATGAATAAGGTAAAGCGAGATCTGTCCAGCGCGGTGCGTAAGAATCGAGAGCGCGAAAAGGCTAATACATATTACATGCAAATGCTGAGTACGTCTCTATCGACGGCAATCCTTTACGACGGCATCGAGGCCGAAGGAAGTGGACCAAATCAGAATGTAGACTTTTACGATTATATCGTTGATATACGGGAACATGATGTACCGTACCATGTTCGAGTGTCAATTGATTTGAACATATTCTGTGGCACATGGTACACCGTCCGCTGCCGTGGTGGCGAAGAACCTCCCGTCATTACACCGCGTCCGGACATTCTCGATCGTCCTGAGCCGGTCATTCTTGCGTTCGACATAGAAACAACAAAGCTGCCGCTAAAGTTTCCAGACGCACAAACCGATCAAATCATGATGATTTCGTACATGATAGACGGCCAAGGATACCTGATCACGAATCGTGAGATCATTAGCGGTGATGTGAACGATTTTGAATACACTCCCAAACCGGAATTTGAAGGCAACTTTATCGTTTTCAACGAGCCTAACGAGCTGGGATTGCTgcaaaaattttttgaccacGTGCTAGAGGTGAAACCACATATCTTTGTAACGTACAACGGTGACTTTTTCGATTGGCCTTTCGTTGAGGCGCGTGCAGCTGTCTACGATTTAGACATGAAGCGTGAGATTGGCTTCTCGAAGGTAAATGGGCGCGACGGAAATTACCTTTGCCGACCTGCGATGCATCTTGATTGCCTGTGCTGGGTGAAGCGCGATTCCTATCTTCCCGTTGGCTCGCAGGGATTGAAAGCTGTGGCAAAGAGTAAATTGCGCTACGACCCAGTCGAACTGGATCCCGAAGAAATGTGCCGTATGGCAGTAGAGCAACCACAAGTGTTGGCAAATTATTCAGTCTCAGATGCGGTGGCGACTTATTATCTGTATATGAAGTACGTTCATCCATTTATTTTCGCCCTGGCAACGATTATTCCAATGGAACCGGACGAAATTCTGCGGAAAGGTTCGGGAACGCTTTGCGAATCGTTGCTGATGAAAGAAGCGTTCAAGGTGAACATTGTATTCCCTAACAAACAAGTTTCCGAGTTAAACAAGCTTACAAACGATGGACATGTGCTGGATTCTGAAACGTACGTAGGAGGCCACGTAGAAGCACTTGAGTCGGGCGTGTTTCGCGCTGACATCAGCACCCGCTTTCGACTGGATCCAGATATGATAAAACAGTTGCAAGAAAACGTGGACAAGGTGCTTGAACATGCAATTGTCACCGAGGAAGGTGTACCGTTATCGGAAGTGACCAACTTTGAAGAAGTGAAAGCTGAAATATTGTCCGCGTTGCAGCAATTGTACGATATTCCAACTCGCTTAGAACAGCCGGTTATTTATCATCTAGATGTCGGGGCAATGTATCCGAACATCATTCTCACAAATCGGCTGCAACCGTCTTCAATGGTGAACGATGCGGATTGTGCTGCGTGTGATTTTAACAAACCAGGCGCACGTTGCAAGCGAGATATGGAATGGTTATGGCGTGGTGAAATGCTTCCTGCAAGCCGCAATGAATTTCAGCGCATTCAGCAGCAGCTAGAAACTGAAAAATTTCCCCCACTTTTCCCAGGTGGTCCGCAACGCGCTTTTCACGAACTGTCACGAGAGGATCAGGCAAATTATGAGAAAAAGCGCCTGTCAGATTATTGCCGAAAAGCgtacaagaaaacaaaagtaacGCGATTGGAGACGCGAACATCCACCATCTGTCAAAAGGAAAACAGTTTCTACGTGGATACAGTACGAGCGTTTCGCGATCGTCGTTATGAATACAAAGCTCTAACGAAGGTCGCCAAGGCAGCCGTCACGGCGGCAGTGAAGAGTGGCGATGCTGGCGAAATAAAAGCCGCAAAAGGACGTGAGGTATTGTATGACTCACTGCAGCTTGCACACAAGTGTATTCTAAACTCATTCTATGGATATGTAATGCGCAAAGGTGCCCGTTGGCACAGTATGCCAATGGCCGGAATTGTCTGTTTGACTGGCTCAAACATCATTACGAAAGCTCGGGAAATCATCGAACGCGTGGGAAGGCCACTTGAGCTGGACACCGATGGCATATGGTGTATCTTGCCGGCATCATTTCCGCAAGAATTTACGTTCCGAACTAATCAtcacaagaaaaaaacgatcaaTGTTTCCTACCCGAATGCCGTTCTTAATACGATGGTAAAGGATCACTTTACGAACGATCAGTACCACGTGCTGGAGCGACCACACACTGCCGATGGTAAGCAAGCCGAATATTCGATACGCTCGGAGAACTCCATCTTTTTCGAAGTAGACGGGCCCTATCTGGCAATGGTGCTTCCTGCCGCCAAGGAGGAAggtaaaaaattgaaaaaacgATATGCAGTATTTAACTTTGACGGTTCATTGGCCGAACTGAAGGGGTTTGAGGTGAAGCGACGAGGCGAGCTCCAGttgataaaaatatttcagTCATCCGTTTTCGAAGCATTCTTGCAAGGGTCCACTCTGGAGCAGTGCTATGCTTCTGTAGCCAAAATCGCCGATTATTGGCTGGATGTATTGTACAGCAAAGGACACAATATGCCAGATAGTGAACTTTTTGAACTGATTTCCGAAAATCGTTCAATGTCACGTAAACTCGAGGATTATGGGGAACAGAAATCAACGTCCATTTCCACAGCGAAACGGTTGGCTGAATTTTTGGGCGATCAGATGGTAAAAGATGCAGGATTGGCTTGCAAATTTATCATTTCTCGCAAACCGGAAGGAGCACCCGTGACGGAGCGGGCAATTCCTTTGGCAATATTTCAATCGGAAATAAGCGTTCGGAGACATTACTTACGGCGCTGGCTGAAAGACAACACCATGGGTGATGCAGATATACGCGATGTTTTGGATTGGAACTACTACATCGAACGCTTGGGAGGAACGATACAAAAAATCATCACAATTCCAGCCGCATTGCAGGGCCTGAATAATCCGGTACCGCGTGTGCAACATCCCGATTGGCTGCATAAGAAAATGTTAGACAAAAATGATACCTTGAAACAACGACGTATAAGTGAAATGTTTAGCATCGCACCACCAAAACCGAACAGGGAGGTTACCGATGTCGAAGATTTAGTAAGGAAACAAACCAACGGATCATTAGCGGGTGTTCCGATCACCCACAAACGACGTAGAGAAGGTTCTGAAGAACAAGACGATTGCCCTCAAACCGAAGCGGAGCAACCGATCCCAAAAACATGGCGTGAAGCTTTAGGAGAACCTCCCTTGCCGGGGTCAAGTCGGGCTGAATTGATCGATTGGCTACAATTTCATAAGCGGAAGTGGCGCTGGCAATTATCGCAGCGCAATACACATAGGCGTGAGGTGCGCAATAGCAAACGTATCCGCACGACTAATGATGATAGCGTTAATGTCGCGGTATCAGCACGAACTGCAACATTAGGTGGTTTTCTGCGCAAAACGCAACGTTCGCTGATTGAACAGAGTTGGCAGATAATACAGCTTTTGCCCATCGACGATATGGGTAACTTTACCGTTTGGGCCATGGTAGGTGACGAGCTGCACAAAATTCGGCTCACCGTTCCGCGAATCTTCTACGTAAATCAACGAACGCCGGCTCCCCCTGAGGATGCCGGAGCAGCGGGAGGATCCAAAACTATGTGGAAAAAGGTTCATCGAGTACTGCCTCGTGCACGGCCTGTTTATCATCTTTACCAATACGTGGTGCCCGAGCAAGTATTTCGCGACAATCGTTTGGGTTTGCTGGCTGATCTTGCAACGCCAGATATCGAAGGAATATACGAGACGCAGATGACTCTCGAATTTCGTGCCCTCATGGAACTAGGCTGCGTATGTGCAGTACAACGATCGGAAGCAAAAGCATTAGCAGCAATGGCTACGAAAGATCTCGATGCTTTCAACATCCAGCAGTTGGAGATGCGCCCTGTCTCCTGTACACCGTATCTCAAGAACTCCTTGAATGGTCGCGTGAATTTGCGCAAGATATTCCTCTACCAGCACGTGTCACCGACAGGAAAACGCGAGATGTGGGGTCTATTCTCGGCCGCCAGTAAGAAAGCTCTCGTGATTGTTCTAGATACAGTGCGCACAAACCAACTACCAACTGTAAAAAATCTATACACTTCCGAACGAATAGCACTCCTTACCGCCAGTGATGAACATGGGGAAGATATGCTTCCTCCGTCGGACATGACATTCGAAGTTTTTATGGAAATAGATGCTAAGCAGGTGTATCAGCGCGTAACGCGCGCGTTATCGGCATATCGTGATGAAAAACGTGGCCCAACGTTACTATGCCTTCAAACGGCTCTTGGATTGCACAAGTTAAATCAGCAGTTGCCGATTTGTTTAGAGTTCCCAGAGGTTTCCATTCACATAGCAGACGACGCGGCTCTGCTCTCTGGGCTCGATTGGCAACGGCACGGTGCTCGGTCAATGATACGACACTTTCTTAATTTGGGTCGCGTTCTTCAAATGATGCTGGAACAGTGCCTCTATTTCCAGCTTCCGCTGGGCAACATGCCTCCCGACACGGTGCTTTTCGGTGCGGATTTGTTTTTCGCGCGGCTTCTACATCGCCATAATTTTGTGTTATGGTTTTCTGGCGGGGCCCGTCCCGACCTTGGAGGGCGCGAAGCGGATGACAGCAGATTGTTAGCCGAGTTTGAAGACAACATCTCGGTCGTACAGAATCGAAGTGGTTTTTATCGTTCAGTTTGCGTTGAACTAACCGTAGAAAGCTTAGCGGTATCTGCCCTGCTCCAGGCTAGCAAGGTACAGGAACTGGAAGGCACTTCATCTGCAATTACATTCGACGTAATGCCCCAAGCATCGTTAGAAGAAATGATCACTAGCGGACCAAACGGTCAGCAGCTTTCCAACTACGACGAAACAGCACTTTGCAGTCAGGCATTCCGTGTGATGAGAATGATGGTCAACACATGGCTGCGCGAAGTTTCAATCAACCGCAATGTATTTTCCGACTTTCAAATCATCCACTTTTACCGTTGGGTACGGTCCAGTCGCGCTCTGCTATACGATCCTGCTTTAAGACGCGCACTCAATACTATCATGCGGAAACTTTTCTTGCAAATTGTAGCCGAGTTTAGACGCATGAAAGCAACGATCATTTACGCGGATTTTAATCGTATAGTGATTGATACAGGCAAGCGAACTGTTGGCGATGCGATCAGCTACACGGACTACATAGTGCAAAACATTCGCAACCGCGAACTCTTCCACAGCGTTTCACTGTCATTTCAGCAAGCGTGGGAATTTCTATTGTGGAACGATCCAACAAACTACGGCGGAGTGAAAGGCAACCTACCGAAGGAAGCGATTGACTCCAACGAACCGAATACGTTAACATCGCAGGATGAGTTGGACGAAGAAGAGCTGGCGCTCGAAATGAACTGGAGTATTTCCGAACAGCTGCCCGAGGAAAGAAGATGTCGGGCGAATTTCGAAAGCTTTGTTGTGTCCTTCCTCCAAACAATGGCCGAAGGTGTCTCGCCCGAAAGCGCACTGCAAAAGCTAGCCTGCATTGCCTACGGAATGGTACAAAAAATGCACGATGGATGCGCACGTGGCGCCAACGGCCCGGCATTGGAGTTTATAAAGGCGATAACTAAAGCGCTAGCCGCATGCAAAGAAGCTGAAGATCAACTAACAACCATGCGTCGCAATATGTTACTTCTCGTAGGCATTGGTGACTTCAGCGACAAGGCTGTATGGAAAGAGTCGAGAAAATCCTTCATTCTTACCGAGGTCATCTGTCAGGCATGCAATCACTGCCGGGATCTAGATCTCTGCAAGGACACACACCGAGCTTTAAAAGACGGTGAATTGCCTGTTTGGTTGTGTGCACAGTGCAACGTCGATTATGATAACGTCGAAATCGAAATGCGGCTCCTCGACGTGGTACAGCGGAAGCTTATGTCATACACCCTACAGGATTTACGGTGCATCAAGTGCAAGCAAATCAAACGGGAAAACCTTTCTCAGTACTGCACGTGTACGGGATGTTTTGAAAATCTCATCTCTACATCGGAGTTACGTCGCCTGCTGCAAACGTTCTACACGCTTGCCAAAGACTATCGCATGGGTGTTCTTGAGGAAACCGTTCAACACCTATTGGAAACGTAA
- the LOC121588317 gene encoding ATP synthase-coupling factor 6, mitochondrial gives MLTNQILSAARNVGLQSRRNYGVSAVLLAKASDPIQQLFVTKLREYAQKSQSAGGKLVDATPEIQRELKQEMEKLAKQYGGGQGEDMTAFPAFKFEEPKIDPINASA, from the exons ATGCTGACCAACCAGATTTTATCCGCTGCCCGGAATGTTGGACTGCAGAGTCGCCGTAATTACGGTGTCTCCGCTGTACTGCTGGCTAAGGCAAGCGATCCAATCCAGCAGCTGTTCGTGACCAAACTCCGTGAATACGCACAGAAGAGCCAGAGCGC tgGTGGCAAACTAGTTGATGCTACACCGGAAATCCAGCGTGAATTGAAGCAAGAGATGGAGAAACTGGCCAAGCAGTACGGAGGTGGTCAGGGCGAAGATATGACTGCCTTCCCCGCCTTCAAGTTTGAGGAGCCCAAAATTGATCCGATCAATGCTAGCGCTTGA